A window from Triticum aestivum cultivar Chinese Spring chromosome 6D, IWGSC CS RefSeq v2.1, whole genome shotgun sequence encodes these proteins:
- the LOC123140661 gene encoding uncharacterized protein: MAGPVDGAARSVAAVAALLLLLLLAVPAADAATSSTVVAGMVFCDQCKDGARGLFDYPLYGARVAIQCGGGDTPITVRECNTNWFGGFSVRMEGSPDMNRCTARVVHATGHCSADATAEPRELTLAFRMLGLALYTVLPLLSQPEQPMDFCPRAGPVPPQDPAAAAATPSPPLTVAPGPVSSPVPIFWRRRPRLLPPVWRRPPTVPQQPEPETLPSPPAPSSGETPADGSGSGSSSGSACAYDQWTLPEHRCHWKVVTPNTTVAMAFGPLAAQRYGPDMTLREALDGRGDPYRTLLREATAALLNAYYNAPGSPFLYPTTASVLDHLNGALLSSAQRVLIEGARFRRANTGGGGPAGRTKLPCDFTPCAATNTTAG; this comes from the exons ATGGCGGGTCCTGTCGACGGCGCCGCGAGGAGCGTGGCGGCGGTggccgcgctgctgctgctgctgctgctggccgtgcccgcggcggacgcggcgaCCAGCAGCACGGTGGTCGCCGGCATGGTGTTCTGCGACCAGTGCAAGGACGGCGCCCGCGGCCTCTTCGACTACCCGCTCTACG GGGCGCGGGTGGCGATCCagtgcggcggcggcgacacgCCGATCACGGTGCGGGAGTGCAACACCAACTGGTTCGGCGGCTTCTCGGTCCGCATGGAGGGGTCGCCGGACATGAACCGCTGCACGGCACGCGTCGTCCACGCCACCGGCCACTGCTCCGCCGACGCCACCGCCGAGCCGCGCGAGCTCACGCTCGCCTTCCGCATGCTCGGCCTCGCCCTCTACACCGTCCTGCCGCTGCTCTCGCAGCCGGAGCAGCCCATGGACTTCTGCCCCCGCGCCGGCCCCGTGCCCCCGCAGGACCCCGCGGCCGCGGCCGCTACGCCATCGCCGCCCCTGACGGTGGCGCCGGGCCCGGTGTCTTCTCCGGTGCCGATCTTCTGGCGCCGCAGGCCGCGGCTCCTGCCTCCCGTCTGGCGCCGCCCGCCGACGGTGCCGCAGCAGCCAGAGCCGGAGACGCTCCCCTCGCCGCCCGCGCCATCCTCAGGCGAAACGCCGGCCGATGGCTCGGGCTCCGGCTCAAGCTCCGGCTCCGCGTGCGCGTACGACCAGTGGACGTTGCCGGAGCACCGTTGCCACTGGAAGGTGGTGACGCCCAACACGACGGTGGCCATGGCGTTCGGCCCGCTGGCGGCGCAGCGGTACGGGCCGGACATGACGCTGCGGGAGGCGCTCGACGGCCGCGGCGACCCCTACCGCACGCTGCTCCGGGAGGCCACGGCGGCGCTGCTCAACGCCTACTACAACGCGCCGGGGTCGCCCTTCCTCTACCCGACCACCGCCAGCGTCCTCGACCACCTCAACGGCGCGCTCCTCAGCTCCGCCCAGCGCGTGCTCATCGAGGGCGCCCGCTTCCGCCGCGCCAACACCGGCGGCGGGGGGCCTGCCGGCCGGACCAAGCTGCCATGCGACTTCACCCCGTGCGCCGCCACCAACACCACAGCAGGCTGA